The following are encoded in a window of Arthrobacter sp. NicSoilB4 genomic DNA:
- a CDS encoding VOC family protein: protein MALRLVQVNFKARNDSALGRFWAEALGWGVSSEGPGVTNVEPLGFVWPDPVAVCVDVVTVPDPETVRYRARLDLATTSAAHQAELVAHLVELGAVPADAGEGDVPWKVLADPEGNLFRVLEPRPLYRDTGPIAAVVVSCADPREMARFWSEAMDWTWHEVTDDRARLRSAQGVGPYLEFCRTPVSKTVWGRVHLDLMPYPGDDQAAEVARLRALGATDADVGQGVVPWVCLADSEGNEFCVLAPH from the coding sequence ATGGCGCTGCGACTTGTCCAGGTGAATTTCAAGGCTCGGAATGACTCGGCTCTCGGCCGATTTTGGGCGGAGGCGCTCGGCTGGGGTGTTTCCAGCGAGGGGCCCGGCGTGACCAATGTCGAACCCCTGGGCTTCGTCTGGCCGGACCCCGTCGCCGTCTGCGTCGATGTCGTCACCGTCCCGGACCCCGAGACGGTGAGATACCGCGCGCGCCTCGATCTCGCCACCACCTCTGCGGCCCATCAGGCGGAGCTGGTCGCGCACCTGGTGGAGCTTGGCGCGGTGCCCGCCGACGCGGGCGAGGGTGACGTGCCGTGGAAGGTTCTGGCCGACCCGGAGGGCAACCTGTTCCGGGTGCTGGAGCCGCGCCCGCTCTACCGGGACACGGGACCGATCGCCGCTGTAGTGGTCAGCTGTGCGGATCCGCGGGAAATGGCCCGGTTCTGGAGCGAGGCGATGGATTGGACCTGGCACGAGGTGACCGACGACCGTGCGAGGCTGCGTTCGGCCCAAGGGGTGGGGCCCTACCTGGAGTTCTGCCGCACGCCGGTCTCAAAGACCGTGTGGGGTCGTGTCCATCTCGACCTCATGCCGTACCCCGGCGATGATCAAGCGGCAGAAGTGGCCCGGCTGCGGGCACTGGGCGCCACGGACGCCGACGTCGGCCAGGGCGTGGTGCCATGGGTGTGCCTCGCGGACTCAGAGGGCAACGAGTTCTGCGTCCTCGCCCCGCACTGA
- a CDS encoding MBL fold metallo-hydrolase, which produces MLLERIYDEDLAQASYLIGCQAKGEAVVVDGRRDIAVYQALAAKNGMKIAAVTETHIHADYLSGTRELAAATGAKIYVSGEGGPDWQYGFEGERLFDGDTITLGNISIKALHTPGHTPEHLSFLVTDGAFSDQAGYLLSGDFVFSGDLGRPDLLDEAASGVDTRFVGARQLFASLRDKFLTLPDYVQVHPAHGAGSACGKALGAIPSSTVGYERLYAWWGPYLAANDEQGFIDELLDGQPDAHAYFGRMKRENREGPAVMGERAPLQELDLASVARDLAEDKVTFIDTRPNDQAHQGTVSGSLNVPAGKSVASFGAWVVNPETDKNPLVLLASDQDAAQDLWDHLVRVGIDKVAGYVTGFEGLPTSTPTLIRPEELEGFDAAMILDVRNRTEHTAGNIPGSHQLSGGRVMWHLDELPAEGTIVSYCQSGVRNSVAASALRRAGYDVVELDGSYAAWTARQQALQSVSAS; this is translated from the coding sequence ATGCTTCTGGAACGCATTTACGACGAAGACCTCGCCCAGGCCAGCTACCTGATCGGCTGCCAGGCCAAGGGCGAAGCGGTTGTGGTGGACGGCCGCCGCGACATCGCCGTCTACCAGGCCCTGGCTGCCAAGAACGGCATGAAGATCGCCGCCGTCACCGAGACCCACATTCACGCCGACTACCTCTCCGGCACCCGCGAGCTGGCCGCCGCCACCGGCGCGAAGATCTACGTTTCCGGAGAAGGCGGACCGGACTGGCAGTACGGGTTCGAGGGGGAGCGGCTGTTCGACGGCGACACGATCACCCTGGGCAACATCAGCATCAAAGCCCTGCACACCCCCGGCCACACCCCGGAGCACCTGTCTTTCCTGGTGACCGATGGCGCGTTCAGCGACCAGGCCGGCTACCTGCTTTCCGGTGACTTTGTGTTCTCCGGCGACCTGGGCCGCCCGGACCTGCTGGATGAGGCTGCCAGCGGTGTGGACACCCGCTTCGTGGGGGCCAGGCAGCTCTTCGCAAGCCTGCGGGACAAATTCCTGACCCTGCCCGACTACGTCCAGGTCCACCCGGCGCACGGTGCCGGCAGCGCCTGTGGCAAGGCCCTAGGTGCCATCCCGTCCTCCACGGTCGGCTACGAGCGGCTGTACGCCTGGTGGGGACCCTACCTGGCGGCCAATGACGAGCAGGGCTTCATCGATGAACTGCTCGACGGCCAGCCCGACGCCCACGCCTACTTCGGCCGGATGAAGCGGGAAAACCGCGAGGGTCCGGCAGTCATGGGCGAGCGTGCACCCTTGCAGGAACTAGACCTCGCCTCCGTTGCCAGGGACCTGGCGGAGGACAAGGTGACCTTCATCGACACCCGCCCCAACGACCAGGCCCACCAGGGCACTGTCTCCGGTTCCCTGAACGTCCCGGCCGGCAAATCCGTGGCCAGCTTCGGCGCCTGGGTCGTGAACCCGGAAACCGACAAGAACCCCCTGGTGCTGCTGGCTTCGGACCAGGACGCCGCGCAGGACCTGTGGGACCACCTTGTCCGGGTCGGCATCGACAAGGTCGCCGGCTATGTCACCGGCTTCGAGGGCCTGCCCACCAGCACCCCGACGCTCATCCGGCCCGAAGAACTCGAGGGCTTCGACGCTGCCATGATCCTGGACGTGCGCAACCGCACCGAGCACACCGCCGGGAACATCCCCGGCTCGCACCAGCTCAGTGGCGGCCGCGTGATGTGGCACCTCGATGAGCTCCCCGCGGAGGGCACCATCGTGAGCTACTGCCAGAGCGGCGTCCGGAACTCGGTCGCGGCCAGCGCGCTGCGCCGCGCCGGCTACGACGTCGTCGAACTCGACGGCAGCTACGCCGCCTGGACCGCACGGCAGCAGGCACTGCAGTCCGTCTCCGCCAGCTAG
- the ggt gene encoding gamma-glutamyltransferase, which produces MPSIKRRLAAITAVLALSTTGGAVISPAFADPRQTDKTPTATGYGGAVSTVDPEASAAAIKILRDGGNAADAAVAAAATLGVTEPYSAGIGGGGYFVFYNASNGKVGTIDGRETAPAAMPNDAFIDPGTGRPYPFTPDLVTSGVSVGVPGTPATWARALDRWGTRDLGDALEPAIDVATRGFVVDATFRQQTLDNKLRFEAFTSTSSLYLPGGDAPAVGSVFRNPDLAATYRLLAEKGTRGFYRGPLAEEIADAVQAPPKSATTTLPVPAGHMTAKDLGAYAALDQAPTHVEYRDLDVYGMAPSSSGGTTIGEALNILDTVNLSEMSTSGALHHYLEASALSFADRAKYVGDPAFVDVPTGELTDPLFGKERACMIDPGKAAAKPVAPGDVSTYDGACPATPGTLGAERDTENISTTNLTVADRWGNVVEYTLTIEQTGGSGIVVPGRGFLLNNELTDFSTVYDPADPNRIEPGKRPRSSMSPTIVLKDGDPYLALGSPGGSTIITTVLQAIVNRVDLGMSIPEAIAAPRASQRNTPKVTAEPDFIAAYGKKLARYGHEFTPSGDAFTSAAEIGAATAIEFLPDGRMIAAAEPVRRGGGSAMVVKPSP; this is translated from the coding sequence ATGCCATCCATAAAACGTCGACTGGCTGCCATCACGGCAGTCCTTGCCCTGAGCACGACGGGCGGCGCAGTCATCAGCCCCGCCTTCGCAGATCCGCGGCAGACTGACAAGACCCCGACCGCCACCGGCTATGGCGGCGCGGTGAGCACTGTGGACCCGGAGGCATCGGCCGCTGCGATCAAGATCCTCCGCGACGGCGGCAACGCGGCGGATGCCGCTGTCGCCGCGGCAGCGACCCTGGGCGTGACAGAGCCCTACAGTGCCGGGATCGGCGGCGGCGGCTACTTTGTCTTCTACAACGCAAGCAACGGCAAGGTCGGCACCATCGACGGCCGGGAAACCGCACCGGCGGCCATGCCGAATGACGCCTTCATTGACCCCGGCACCGGCCGGCCCTACCCCTTTACGCCCGACCTCGTCACGAGCGGAGTCTCCGTGGGCGTCCCGGGCACACCGGCCACGTGGGCGCGCGCCCTCGACCGCTGGGGTACCCGGGACCTTGGGGACGCCCTCGAACCCGCCATCGACGTCGCGACCCGCGGCTTCGTAGTCGACGCGACATTCCGTCAACAAACGCTCGACAACAAACTTCGTTTCGAGGCCTTCACGTCGACGAGCAGTCTGTACCTCCCGGGCGGCGACGCACCCGCCGTCGGCAGTGTCTTCCGGAACCCCGATCTTGCCGCAACCTACCGGCTCCTCGCGGAGAAGGGTACGCGGGGCTTCTACCGCGGCCCGCTCGCGGAAGAGATCGCGGACGCAGTCCAGGCCCCGCCCAAGTCCGCCACCACGACGCTGCCTGTTCCGGCCGGCCATATGACGGCGAAGGACCTCGGCGCCTACGCCGCCCTGGACCAGGCGCCCACTCATGTGGAGTACCGCGACCTGGACGTGTACGGCATGGCGCCGTCGAGCAGCGGCGGCACCACCATCGGCGAGGCGCTGAACATACTGGACACGGTCAACCTGTCCGAGATGTCCACCTCCGGCGCCCTGCACCACTATCTGGAGGCGAGCGCCCTCTCCTTTGCGGACCGGGCCAAGTACGTGGGCGACCCGGCGTTCGTCGATGTCCCCACCGGCGAACTCACGGACCCGCTGTTCGGCAAGGAACGGGCATGCATGATCGATCCCGGGAAAGCGGCTGCCAAGCCTGTCGCCCCGGGCGATGTGTCCACGTACGACGGCGCGTGCCCGGCAACGCCGGGCACGCTAGGCGCTGAGAGGGACACTGAGAATATTTCGACGACCAACCTGACCGTGGCGGACCGTTGGGGGAACGTGGTGGAATACACGCTGACGATCGAGCAGACAGGCGGGTCCGGCATCGTGGTGCCCGGCCGCGGTTTCCTGCTGAACAACGAGCTGACCGACTTCTCCACCGTGTACGACCCGGCCGATCCGAACCGGATCGAGCCGGGGAAGCGCCCCCGTTCTTCGATGTCGCCCACCATCGTCCTGAAGGACGGTGATCCGTACCTCGCGCTCGGCTCGCCCGGCGGTTCGACGATCATCACCACCGTCCTGCAGGCGATCGTGAACAGGGTGGATCTGGGCATGAGCATTCCTGAGGCCATCGCCGCCCCGCGTGCTTCGCAGCGAAACACGCCAAAGGTGACGGCCGAGCCGGATTTCATCGCGGCCTACGGAAAGAAGCTCGCCCGGTATGGCCACGAATTCACTCCGTCGGGTGACGCGTTCACCTCAGCGGCGGAGATCGGCGCTGCGACAGCAATCGAGTTCCTGCCCGACGGGCGCATGATTGCCGCGGCTGAGCCCGTGCGGCGCGGAGGCGGCTCGGCAATGGTGGTTAAACCGTCGCCGTGA
- a CDS encoding DMT family transporter → MRDNSSATEVLRPPISVRPANGLWWGLLGVAAFSFTVPFTRLAVGGLDPLFIGSGRAVVAAVLAACALALTRQRLPHGAQWKSLAVVAGGVVVGFPLLTSFALTAVPASHGAVVIALLPAATATMAVLRGRERPRPAFWLISGVGAVAAIAFASAQSAGLGQLQWPDLLLFGAVVAAAVGYAEGGLLARDLGAWQTVSWALVLASPLMVFLMVLSMAQQPPSGTAVQWAAFAYLGVVSMFLGFFAWYHGLAIGPMAQVGQVQLIQPVLSICWAGLLLGETLAWTTIAGGLVVILCAGLAVRTRLSRPPSNLTR, encoded by the coding sequence ATGAGAGACAATAGTAGCGCTACTGAAGTTTTGCGGCCACCGATATCCGTTCGCCCGGCGAACGGCTTGTGGTGGGGTCTGCTCGGAGTAGCAGCCTTCTCCTTTACCGTTCCGTTCACCAGGCTGGCGGTCGGCGGGCTGGATCCCTTGTTCATCGGCTCCGGCCGTGCCGTGGTGGCTGCGGTCCTCGCCGCGTGCGCCCTGGCCCTCACCCGGCAGCGCCTTCCGCACGGTGCCCAGTGGAAAAGCCTGGCCGTCGTTGCTGGCGGGGTCGTCGTCGGCTTCCCTCTGCTGACGTCGTTCGCGCTCACCGCTGTCCCCGCCAGTCACGGTGCCGTCGTCATCGCCTTGCTCCCGGCCGCCACCGCAACGATGGCGGTACTCCGCGGCCGCGAACGTCCGCGGCCCGCCTTCTGGCTCATCTCCGGCGTCGGCGCCGTGGCCGCAATCGCCTTCGCCTCCGCGCAGTCCGCCGGCCTCGGGCAACTGCAGTGGCCAGACCTCCTGCTCTTCGGCGCCGTCGTGGCTGCGGCGGTCGGATACGCCGAAGGTGGCCTGCTGGCGCGTGACCTCGGCGCGTGGCAAACCGTCTCCTGGGCGCTCGTCCTCGCCTCTCCCCTGATGGTGTTCCTGATGGTCCTCTCTATGGCCCAGCAGCCGCCCTCGGGCACAGCGGTGCAGTGGGCGGCCTTTGCCTACCTGGGCGTCGTCAGCATGTTCCTCGGCTTCTTCGCCTGGTACCACGGGCTGGCCATCGGCCCGATGGCGCAGGTCGGCCAGGTCCAACTCATCCAGCCCGTCTTGAGCATCTGCTGGGCCGGGCTCCTGCTGGGGGAAACCTTGGCCTGGACCACCATCGCCGGCGGCCTGGTCGTCATCCTCTGCGCCGGTCTTGCCGTCCGCACGCGGCTCAGCCGGCCGCCGTCGAACCTTACGCGATAG
- a CDS encoding rhodanese-like domain-containing protein yields the protein MTPPSTSSAHSSSAPAVTALAPETLRNWVQEHQDLIMIDVRSAAEFENMHIRGSYNVPLPLLSEHTDELAARLGSRVVLVCQSGARAEQARQRLGGAGIGTAYVLTGGAPAFAEIGGDVVRGKARWDLERQVRLAAGSLVVLGLAGGKFVSPKVRLLAGAIGTGLAFSAATNTCAMGRAISAMPWNKAAKEPTRESAILQFPVANAVTPASKAS from the coding sequence ATGACGCCCCCTTCCACTTCCTCCGCCCACTCCTCGTCCGCGCCGGCGGTCACCGCCCTGGCTCCGGAAACGCTGCGCAACTGGGTCCAGGAACACCAGGACCTCATCATGATCGACGTCCGCTCGGCCGCGGAGTTTGAAAACATGCACATCCGCGGCTCCTACAACGTCCCGCTGCCGCTGCTCTCCGAGCACACGGACGAACTGGCGGCCCGCCTGGGCAGCCGCGTCGTCCTCGTATGCCAGTCGGGAGCGCGGGCCGAGCAGGCACGGCAGCGCCTGGGCGGTGCGGGAATCGGCACGGCCTACGTCCTGACCGGCGGAGCCCCGGCGTTCGCTGAGATCGGCGGAGACGTAGTCCGCGGGAAGGCCCGCTGGGACCTTGAACGCCAGGTCCGGCTTGCTGCCGGTTCCCTCGTGGTTCTGGGCCTCGCCGGCGGCAAGTTCGTCTCTCCGAAGGTCCGGCTCCTTGCCGGGGCCATCGGTACTGGCCTGGCGTTCTCCGCCGCCACCAACACGTGCGCCATGGGCCGGGCCATCTCGGCCATGCCGTGGAACAAGGCAGCCAAGGAGCCGACCCGCGAGTCCGCCATCCTGCAGTTTCCTGTTGCAAACGCCGTGACCCCGGCGTCCAAAGCCTCATGA
- a CDS encoding PLP-dependent aminotransferase family protein, with translation MSNDSSSVIAERLRAWIAAAPPGARLPSTRSLVAEYRASPVTVQKVLRALSTQGLIESRPGVGTFVRAVRTARPADYGWQTAALRSPQAPPRPVSTAMRTTSNDVIAFHSGYPDRELLPERLVRAALTRAARGDAALSRPPAAGLPELQSWFAQELRASTPAGVTPPTPSDVIVLPGSQSGLSSVFRALAGSGQSLLMESPSYWGAILAAAQAGVHVVPVPSGPEGPDAEELARAFGETGARLFYAQPNYANPTGAQWPARVAEQVLDVVRSHGAFLVEDDWAHDFGITTSAVPVAARDDSGHVVYLRSLTKSVSPGIRVAAVIARGPARDRILADRGAESMYVSGVLQSAALDVVTQPGWQTHLRGLRHQLHARRDLLASSLREHAPQAHIEHLPRGGLNLWARLPDGTDLEQLTRDCEAAGVIIAPGTEWFPAEPAGQFIRLNYAGPNPAAFPEGARILGGMMKRQSGRGTGG, from the coding sequence ATGTCCAACGATAGCAGTTCCGTTATTGCCGAACGACTCCGGGCCTGGATCGCGGCAGCCCCGCCCGGGGCCAGGCTGCCGTCCACACGCTCGCTGGTCGCCGAATATCGGGCGAGTCCCGTGACAGTGCAGAAAGTCCTCCGCGCCCTCTCGACCCAAGGACTGATCGAGAGCCGGCCCGGCGTCGGGACATTCGTCCGGGCGGTCCGGACAGCACGGCCCGCCGACTACGGCTGGCAGACGGCAGCGCTGCGTTCACCCCAGGCGCCGCCCCGGCCGGTCTCCACTGCAATGCGCACGACATCAAACGATGTCATTGCCTTCCACTCGGGATACCCGGACCGGGAACTCCTGCCGGAGCGGCTGGTGCGCGCCGCCCTCACCCGGGCAGCCCGCGGCGACGCGGCCTTGTCGCGGCCGCCGGCGGCGGGCCTGCCGGAGCTGCAGTCCTGGTTCGCCCAGGAACTCCGGGCCTCCACCCCGGCCGGGGTCACTCCGCCGACGCCGAGTGATGTCATCGTGCTGCCCGGAAGCCAGAGTGGCCTCAGCTCCGTATTCCGCGCCCTGGCCGGCAGCGGGCAGTCCCTGCTGATGGAGTCACCGAGCTATTGGGGGGCCATCCTGGCCGCGGCGCAGGCCGGCGTCCACGTCGTCCCGGTGCCGAGCGGGCCGGAGGGCCCCGACGCGGAAGAGCTGGCCCGGGCCTTCGGGGAAACCGGGGCACGGCTGTTCTACGCACAGCCGAACTATGCGAATCCCACCGGTGCGCAATGGCCGGCGCGGGTGGCCGAACAAGTGCTGGACGTCGTCCGGTCGCACGGCGCGTTCCTCGTCGAAGACGACTGGGCGCACGATTTCGGCATCACCACGTCCGCCGTCCCCGTGGCGGCCCGAGATGACTCCGGGCACGTCGTCTACCTTCGCTCACTCACCAAGAGCGTGTCCCCGGGAATCCGCGTTGCGGCCGTAATCGCCCGCGGACCGGCCCGCGACCGCATCCTCGCCGACCGGGGCGCTGAGTCGATGTACGTCAGCGGCGTGCTGCAGTCGGCGGCCCTCGACGTCGTGACCCAGCCCGGGTGGCAGACCCACCTCCGCGGACTCCGCCACCAACTCCACGCCCGCCGGGACCTGCTGGCCAGCAGCCTGCGGGAGCATGCCCCGCAGGCCCACATCGAACACCTTCCGAGGGGAGGGCTGAACCTGTGGGCGCGCCTGCCCGACGGGACAGACCTCGAACAGCTCACCCGCGACTGTGAGGCCGCCGGGGTCATCATCGCCCCGGGCACCGAGTGGTTCCCGGCCGAACCGGCGGGACAGTTCATCCGGCTCAACTACGCCGGACCCAACCCCGCCGCCTTTCCCGAAGGAGCCCGCATCCTCGGCGGGATGATGAAACGCCAGTCCGGTCGGGGCACCGGAGGATAG
- a CDS encoding sulfite exporter TauE/SafE family protein — MTATLIFVLALSVLIGLSLGVLGGGGSILTVPILVYVAGFEAKEAIAASLFVVGVTSAVSVFSHARAGRVMWRTGLLFGAAGMAGAFVGGLLGGHIPGQILLIAFALMMVATSIAMIRGRKKKADAGAEAPKHAELPLFRVLLDGLVVGLVTGLVGAGGGFLVVPALALLGGLPMAIAVGTSLVVIAMKSFAGLAGYLTTVELDWGITLAVTAAAIVGTLIGSRLAGRIPEAALRKSFGWFVLLMGAFVLIQQAPGDLRGPIALAVAGGAVVAAAVCWLFVRSCPLRKSNRTASRQDSLPAPV, encoded by the coding sequence ATGACCGCGACGCTGATTTTCGTCCTCGCCCTGTCCGTGCTCATCGGGTTGTCGCTCGGTGTGCTCGGTGGAGGCGGCTCCATCCTGACGGTGCCGATTCTGGTCTACGTGGCCGGATTCGAAGCCAAGGAAGCCATTGCGGCGTCCCTCTTCGTGGTCGGCGTGACCTCGGCCGTCAGCGTTTTCAGCCACGCCCGCGCCGGCCGCGTCATGTGGCGCACCGGGCTGCTGTTCGGCGCCGCAGGGATGGCCGGAGCCTTCGTGGGGGGACTCCTGGGCGGGCACATCCCCGGCCAGATCCTCCTCATCGCGTTTGCCCTGATGATGGTCGCCACCTCCATCGCCATGATCCGCGGCCGCAAGAAGAAGGCTGACGCGGGCGCCGAAGCACCCAAGCACGCCGAACTGCCGCTGTTCCGCGTTCTGCTCGACGGCCTCGTCGTCGGCCTGGTCACGGGCCTCGTCGGCGCCGGCGGCGGATTCCTGGTGGTCCCGGCCCTGGCGCTGCTCGGCGGGCTGCCGATGGCAATCGCCGTCGGAACCTCGCTCGTCGTCATCGCCATGAAGTCCTTCGCCGGACTGGCCGGCTACCTCACCACCGTGGAGTTGGACTGGGGGATCACGCTCGCCGTCACCGCGGCCGCCATTGTCGGCACCCTGATCGGCTCCAGGCTGGCCGGGCGCATTCCGGAAGCGGCCCTGCGCAAGAGTTTCGGCTGGTTCGTGCTGCTGATGGGCGCCTTCGTCCTTATCCAGCAGGCCCCCGGGGACCTGCGCGGACCGATCGCCCTGGCGGTGGCGGGGGGCGCAGTCGTCGCGGCCGCCGTCTGCTGGCTCTTCGTCAGGTCCTGCCCGCTGCGCAAGTCCAACCGGACTGCCAGCCGCCAGGACTCCCTGCCCGCACCGGTCTGA
- a CDS encoding protein adenylyltransferase SelO yields the protein MSAIAPSAVTFDGRFARELKEMAIPWQAEQVPDPRLLVLNEPLAAELGLGAAYLRGPDGLLLLTGNLVPGGATPVAQAYAGHQFGWLAPRLGDGRALLLGEIADADGRLRDVHLKGSGRTPFARGGDGLAAVGPMLREYVVSEAMHAMGIPTTRSLAVVATGRPVLRETLLPGAVLTRVASSHLRVGSFQFARATGDIDLLRRLADHAIARHFPAAAEARNPYVALLQSVIAAQASLVARWMLVGFVHGVMNTDNMTIFGETIDYGPCAFLDAFDPAAVYSSIDETGRYAYRNQPVVAEWNLTRLAESLLPLFHDEQEQAVVLAQDSLAAFRRQYSAAWSAGLRAKIGLPDDLDDDAASPLVDELLSLLQAGRADHTMFFRGLAEAARGRTARVRSLFPDPAAFDAWAVRWSSLGPDADAMDRVNPAYIPRNHLVEEALDAATAGDLDPFARLLEAVTSPYDERPELERYAAAAPEDFGPYRTFCGT from the coding sequence ATGAGTGCTATTGCCCCCTCCGCCGTCACCTTTGACGGACGCTTCGCCCGGGAGCTCAAGGAAATGGCAATTCCCTGGCAGGCGGAGCAGGTGCCGGACCCGCGCCTCCTGGTGCTCAACGAGCCTCTGGCCGCCGAGCTGGGCCTCGGCGCCGCCTACCTGCGTGGTCCGGACGGGTTGCTGCTGCTGACGGGCAACCTGGTCCCCGGCGGCGCCACGCCCGTGGCGCAGGCGTACGCCGGGCACCAGTTCGGCTGGTTGGCCCCCCGCCTCGGTGACGGGCGTGCACTTCTGCTCGGTGAGATCGCCGACGCGGACGGCCGTCTCCGCGATGTCCACCTGAAAGGCTCGGGGCGCACGCCCTTCGCCCGCGGCGGTGACGGACTGGCCGCCGTCGGCCCGATGCTGCGCGAATATGTCGTGAGTGAAGCGATGCACGCCATGGGCATCCCCACCACGCGGTCCCTCGCCGTCGTGGCGACGGGGCGTCCCGTGCTCCGCGAGACCTTGCTGCCCGGAGCAGTGCTCACCCGCGTCGCAAGCAGCCATCTGCGTGTCGGCAGCTTCCAGTTCGCCCGTGCCACGGGCGACATCGACCTCCTGCGCCGCCTCGCCGACCATGCGATCGCCCGGCACTTCCCTGCGGCGGCGGAGGCCCGGAATCCTTATGTCGCGCTGCTCCAGTCGGTGATAGCGGCCCAGGCCTCGCTGGTGGCCCGGTGGATGCTGGTGGGTTTCGTCCACGGAGTGATGAACACCGACAACATGACGATCTTCGGCGAGACCATCGACTACGGCCCCTGCGCCTTCCTGGACGCCTTCGACCCGGCAGCGGTCTACAGCTCGATCGACGAGACCGGGCGCTACGCTTACCGCAACCAGCCGGTCGTGGCGGAATGGAACCTCACCCGGCTCGCAGAGTCCCTCCTGCCCCTCTTCCACGACGAACAGGAGCAGGCCGTCGTCCTGGCGCAGGACTCCCTTGCCGCGTTCCGCAGGCAATACAGCGCGGCCTGGTCGGCCGGCCTGCGGGCCAAGATCGGCCTGCCCGACGATCTCGACGACGACGCGGCCTCGCCCCTCGTGGACGAGCTGCTCAGCCTCCTGCAGGCCGGCCGGGCTGACCACACAATGTTCTTCCGCGGCCTGGCCGAGGCAGCCCGCGGGCGCACAGCCCGCGTGCGGAGCCTGTTTCCCGACCCGGCCGCGTTCGATGCGTGGGCAGTGCGCTGGAGCTCCCTGGGCCCCGACGCCGACGCAATGGACCGGGTCAACCCCGCCTATATCCCGCGGAACCACCTGGTCGAGGAGGCCCTCGACGCCGCCACGGCGGGCGACCTCGACCCGTTCGCCCGCCTCCTTGAGGCCGTGACCAGCCCGTACGACGAGCGTCCGGAGCTGGAGCGCTACGCCGCCGCCGCGCCGGAGGACTTCGGCCCCTACCGGACGTTCTGCGGAACCTAG
- a CDS encoding rhodanese-like domain-containing protein, protein MAEISITEADQRRNQAQVLDVREDFEVAEGMIPGALHIPMGELQARLAELDPKVPVIAICRSGNRSARVADALNGAGFTADTMDGGMIAWTRAGLPTT, encoded by the coding sequence ATGGCAGAAATTAGCATCACCGAAGCGGATCAGCGCCGGAACCAGGCGCAGGTCCTGGACGTCCGCGAGGACTTCGAGGTCGCCGAGGGCATGATCCCCGGCGCGCTCCACATCCCCATGGGGGAGCTGCAGGCGCGGCTGGCCGAGCTGGACCCGAAGGTTCCGGTCATTGCCATCTGCCGCAGCGGCAACCGCAGTGCCCGCGTGGCCGATGCCCTCAACGGTGCCGGCTTCACCGCAGACACCATGGACGGCGGCATGATCGCGTGGACCCGCGCGGGCCTGCCCACCACCTGA